The Paenibacillus macerans genome includes a window with the following:
- the tatC gene encoding twin-arginine translocase subunit TatC, producing the protein MAEEQEMQSIVDHLSELRRRLMLVCIVFVIVLVGAFFVVDPIYHYLTTNAISGAKIELNAFSFWDGVGVYMKIAMLVSLGITLPFTLYQVWAFVSPGLRPAERRATVKYIPFVFICFLVGLAFGYYVVFPLAMSFTGSLNKQLGLVETYGMADYFKFMMNLVLPISLLFELPLIILFLTQLRIVTPKLLRKMRRVAYFALVVISVMITPADLFSAFMVLIPLVILYELSVLLSQRVHNRIVAADAERAEKYK; encoded by the coding sequence ATGGCTGAAGAGCAGGAGATGCAGAGCATCGTCGACCATCTGTCGGAGCTGCGGCGGCGGTTGATGCTGGTCTGCATCGTTTTTGTCATCGTGCTGGTCGGCGCTTTTTTTGTGGTCGATCCGATTTATCATTATTTGACGACAAACGCCATTTCCGGCGCGAAAATCGAATTGAACGCCTTTTCGTTTTGGGACGGCGTCGGCGTCTACATGAAAATCGCGATGCTGGTGTCGCTGGGGATTACGCTCCCGTTTACACTGTACCAGGTCTGGGCGTTTGTCAGTCCGGGGCTGAGGCCGGCAGAACGCAGAGCGACCGTGAAATACATTCCGTTCGTATTTATCTGTTTTTTGGTGGGGCTCGCCTTTGGTTATTATGTCGTATTTCCGTTGGCGATGTCGTTTACGGGGTCGCTCAACAAGCAGCTTGGCCTGGTCGAAACGTACGGCATGGCGGACTATTTCAAATTCATGATGAACCTCGTTTTGCCGATTTCGCTGTTGTTCGAGCTGCCGCTTATCATTTTGTTTTTGACGCAGCTGAGAATCGTAACGCCGAAGCTGCTGCGGAAAATGCGCCGGGTCGCTTATTTCGCGCTGGTCGTTATTTCGGTGATGATCACTCCCGCCGATTTATTCTCCGCCTTTATGGTGCTGATTCCGCTCGTTATTTTGTATGAGCTGAGCGTGCTCTTGTCGCAGCGGGTGCATAACAGGATCGTGGCGGCGGATGCGGAGCGGGCGGAGAAATATAAATAA
- the groES gene encoding co-chaperone GroES codes for MIKPLGERVLVQPIEQEETTAFGIVLPDTAKEKPQEGKVIAVGSGTLKDGVRVPLEVKEGDRVLFSKYAGTEVKYEGKEYLIMKESDIHAIIG; via the coding sequence ATGATCAAACCTTTAGGTGAACGCGTTCTGGTACAACCGATCGAGCAGGAGGAGACAACGGCATTTGGCATCGTGCTTCCGGATACGGCCAAGGAAAAACCGCAGGAGGGCAAAGTAATCGCCGTAGGCAGCGGTACTTTGAAGGACGGGGTGCGCGTTCCGCTTGAAGTTAAAGAAGGCGACCGCGTGCTGTTCTCCAAATACGCAGGAACCGAAGTGAAATACGAAGGCAAAGAGTATTTGATTATGAAAGAAAGCGACATTCACGCGATCATCGGCTAA
- the groL gene encoding chaperonin GroEL (60 kDa chaperone family; promotes refolding of misfolded polypeptides especially under stressful conditions; forms two stacked rings of heptamers to form a barrel-shaped 14mer; ends can be capped by GroES; misfolded proteins enter the barrel where they are refolded when GroES binds), translating into MAKEIRFSEDARHAMLRGVDALANAVKVTLGPKGRNVVLEKKFGSPLITNDGVTIAKEIELENAFENMGAQLVKEVATKTNDVAGDGTTTATVLAQALIREGLKNVTAGASPIGLRKGIDKAVRAAVEELKNISKTIEGKQSIAQVAAISAADEEVGELIAEAMEKVGKDGVITVEESRGFATELEVVEGMQFDRGYVSPYMITDTDKMEAVLDNPYILITDKKISSTQEILPLLEKIVQQSRPLLIIAEDIEGEAQAMLIVNKLRGTFNAVAVKAPGFGDRREAMLQDIAALTGGQVITEKLGLDLKSTTVDQLGNARQVIVTKENTTIVDGSGDKADIQARVNQIRAQLEETTSEFDKEKLQERLAKLAGGVAVVKVGAATETELKERKLRIEDALNATRAAVEEGIVSGGGVALVNVYNAVASVQAEGDEKTGVNIVLRALEEPVRTIAANAGEEGSVIVDRLKKEKVGIGYNAATGEWVNMIEAGIVDPAKVTRSALQHAASVAGLFLTTEAVIADKPEPEKPAAPDMGGMGGMGMM; encoded by the coding sequence ATGGCAAAAGAGATCAGATTCAGTGAAGACGCCCGCCACGCAATGCTTCGTGGGGTTGACGCTTTGGCGAACGCAGTAAAAGTAACGCTTGGACCGAAAGGCCGCAACGTGGTGCTGGAGAAAAAATTCGGCAGCCCGCTGATCACGAATGACGGCGTAACGATCGCTAAAGAAATCGAACTGGAAAACGCTTTTGAAAACATGGGCGCCCAACTCGTTAAAGAAGTAGCTACCAAAACGAACGACGTTGCCGGCGATGGTACGACGACCGCTACGGTTCTGGCGCAAGCGCTGATCCGCGAAGGTTTGAAAAACGTTACGGCAGGCGCCAGCCCAATCGGCCTGCGCAAAGGGATCGACAAAGCGGTTCGCGCGGCTGTTGAAGAATTGAAGAACATCTCCAAAACGATCGAAGGCAAACAATCGATCGCGCAAGTTGCCGCTATCTCCGCTGCTGACGAAGAAGTCGGCGAACTGATCGCCGAAGCGATGGAAAAAGTGGGCAAAGACGGCGTGATTACCGTTGAAGAATCCCGCGGTTTTGCCACCGAACTTGAAGTGGTGGAAGGGATGCAATTCGACCGCGGCTATGTATCTCCTTACATGATCACCGATACGGACAAAATGGAAGCCGTACTCGACAATCCTTACATTCTGATCACTGACAAGAAGATCAGCAGCACACAAGAAATCCTGCCGTTGCTGGAGAAGATCGTGCAACAATCCAGACCGCTGTTGATCATCGCTGAAGATATCGAAGGCGAAGCGCAAGCGATGCTGATCGTGAACAAGCTGCGCGGCACGTTCAACGCGGTAGCCGTTAAAGCTCCTGGCTTCGGCGATCGCCGCGAAGCGATGCTGCAAGACATCGCCGCTCTGACGGGCGGTCAAGTGATCACCGAAAAACTCGGCCTTGACCTGAAGAGCACGACTGTGGATCAACTCGGTAACGCACGTCAAGTTATCGTTACGAAAGAAAATACGACGATCGTGGACGGCAGCGGCGACAAAGCCGACATCCAAGCTCGCGTCAACCAAATCCGCGCGCAACTGGAAGAAACGACTTCCGAGTTCGACAAAGAAAAACTGCAAGAACGTCTGGCTAAACTAGCCGGCGGCGTAGCGGTTGTTAAGGTCGGCGCGGCTACGGAAACCGAGCTGAAAGAACGCAAACTGCGCATCGAAGACGCCCTGAACGCAACGCGTGCAGCCGTTGAAGAAGGTATCGTATCCGGCGGGGGCGTGGCTCTCGTGAACGTATACAATGCGGTGGCTTCCGTTCAAGCTGAAGGCGACGAAAAAACCGGCGTGAACATCGTGCTTCGCGCACTGGAAGAACCGGTTCGCACGATTGCCGCTAACGCCGGCGAAGAAGGCTCCGTGATCGTGGATCGCCTGAAGAAAGAAAAAGTGGGTATCGGCTACAACGCCGCTACCGGCGAATGGGTGAACATGATCGAAGCCGGTATCGTAGACCCTGCTAAAGTTACTCGTTCCGCGCTGCAGCACGCAGCTTCCGTTGCTGGTCTGTTCCTGACGACCGAAGCGGTGATCGCCGACAAACCGGAACCGGAAAAACCAGCCGCTCCGGACATGGGCGGAATGGGCGGCATGGGCATGATGTAA
- the moaC gene encoding cyclic pyranopterin monophosphate synthase MoaC — MNSESGQGMTHFNEQGRARMVDISGKAPTVRVAVAETKISMLPSTFEAIKQGRIGKGDVLAVAQVAGIQGAKRTSEWIPMCHPLPLTGVDIAFSDNGRDELYVEATVKTEGKTGVEMEALTAVSAAALTVYDMCKALQKDMAIGPTLLRSKTGGKSGDYVRP, encoded by the coding sequence ATGAACTCGGAATCGGGCCAAGGCATGACTCACTTTAACGAGCAGGGAAGAGCCCGTATGGTGGACATTTCCGGCAAGGCGCCGACCGTCCGCGTCGCCGTGGCCGAAACGAAGATTTCGATGCTTCCCTCCACGTTTGAGGCGATAAAACAAGGCCGGATCGGCAAAGGGGACGTTCTCGCCGTTGCCCAGGTGGCCGGGATTCAAGGGGCGAAACGGACGTCCGAATGGATTCCGATGTGCCATCCTCTGCCGCTGACGGGCGTGGATATCGCGTTTTCCGATAACGGGCGGGACGAGCTGTATGTGGAGGCGACGGTAAAAACGGAAGGGAAAACCGGCGTTGAAATGGAGGCGCTAACAGCGGTTTCCGCCGCGGCGCTAACCGTGTACGACATGTGCAAAGCGCTGCAGAAGGATATGGCGATCGGCCCGACGCTGCTTCGCTCGAAAACGGGCGGAAAAAGCGGGGATTACGTCCGGCCGTGA
- a CDS encoding YciI family protein has protein sequence MKTKTEAPKFTKYVILLTLNPGKSLDEGLIREHVAHLRELDRLGYLVMCGPFTDYKGGMIVIEADTIEQARQIAGQDPFVKSGAENYELRTWEISCEENRHLGMG, from the coding sequence ATGAAAACGAAGACCGAGGCACCGAAATTCACAAAGTATGTCATTTTGCTTACGCTAAATCCCGGGAAAAGCCTTGACGAGGGGCTGATCCGCGAACATGTGGCCCATTTAAGGGAACTGGATAGGCTGGGATATTTGGTCATGTGCGGTCCGTTTACCGATTATAAAGGCGGGATGATCGTCATCGAAGCGGACACGATCGAGCAGGCTCGGCAAATCGCCGGACAAGATCCGTTCGTGAAATCGGGAGCCGAGAACTATGAGCTTCGAACCTGGGAGATCTCCTGTGAAGAAAACCGGCATTTGGGAATGGGATAA
- a CDS encoding 5-formyltetrahydrofolate cyclo-ligase, whose protein sequence is MELAEAKQELRRRMLQVRASIPEAARAEQSVAAAARAERDVLKPLRGQRGGRLNVMCYVSFRDEPDTRPLIRSCLAQSDRMLVPKIRGNRTLALHEISAEEALLPGTWGIPEPGDETPVWPPARYPEIDLILVPGLAFDRGGGRIGFGAGYYDRLIGDLAERSGGTGRVVLAALALEELIVPGKVPMERHDFKLDLLFTAAGTIYMKESSDKLDELGIGPRHDSL, encoded by the coding sequence ATGGAGCTTGCGGAAGCGAAACAAGAGCTGCGCCGGCGGATGCTCCAAGTTCGGGCAAGCATTCCCGAAGCTGCGAGAGCGGAGCAGTCGGTTGCCGCGGCCGCCCGGGCCGAGCGGGACGTGCTGAAACCGCTTCGCGGGCAGCGCGGCGGCCGGCTTAACGTAATGTGTTACGTGTCTTTCCGGGATGAACCCGACACGCGTCCGCTGATCCGAAGCTGCCTGGCGCAAAGCGATCGGATGCTCGTCCCCAAAATTCGCGGGAACCGCACGCTTGCCCTGCACGAAATCAGCGCGGAAGAAGCTTTGCTTCCCGGCACCTGGGGCATTCCCGAACCGGGGGACGAAACGCCGGTTTGGCCGCCTGCCCGGTATCCGGAGATCGATCTTATCCTCGTTCCGGGGCTGGCCTTTGATCGCGGCGGCGGACGGATCGGCTTCGGTGCGGGGTATTACGACCGGCTGATCGGAGATTTGGCGGAGCGCAGCGGGGGAACGGGCCGGGTGGTCCTGGCCGCGCTGGCGCTTGAGGAACTGATCGTTCCCGGCAAGGTTCCGATGGAGCGGCATGATTTTAAGCTGGACCTGCTGTTTACGGCTGCCGGAACAATATATATGAAGGAAAGTAGTGATAAGCTTGATGAACTCGGAATCGGGCCAAGGCATGACTCACTTTAA
- a CDS encoding twin-arginine translocase TatA/TatE family subunit produces MSAGGFLLIVIAALLLFGPNKLPDLGRAVGRTFREFKEATRDIVDDVPEAKRTEAAPARAESPKPEDRRLPE; encoded by the coding sequence ATGAGCGCAGGCGGATTTTTATTGATTGTCATCGCGGCTTTGCTGCTGTTTGGACCGAATAAATTACCGGATTTGGGACGGGCCGTAGGCCGTACGTTCCGGGAGTTCAAAGAGGCGACGCGGGACATTGTGGACGATGTGCCGGAAGCAAAGCGGACGGAAGCGGCCCCTGCCCGCGCCGAAAGCCCTAAACCGGAGGACCGCCGGCTGCCGGAATGA
- a CDS encoding transposase produces MEVNTGTELQPFSSRFNSEQDCMEALIAMKWPNGFVCPRCAHTRCSRLTSRHIPLFECGKCKHQTSPLVSTIFEGTHLPLVKWFQVLELFLLEGGISALRLSKVIRVAYKTAWSMLHKIRHAVGEFDARELLSGDVKVNSDQYGRNPSRCQLSHPYTSAVVAGCTVTESGEPEQVKIRLVPHKRGGEKRASRHDQTAFISRHVDVHTSAVQLFLQAFRLYAPLRKVVREAWESLKSTYGALGLKHLQAYLNEYTGRRRLRLSGGLPGAEETMRQKLLQMCVAIPAIPYRKLVARQPNQPLAAAA; encoded by the coding sequence ATGGAAGTCAATACGGGAACGGAACTTCAGCCATTCAGCAGCCGTTTTAACAGCGAGCAGGACTGCATGGAAGCGCTAATCGCGATGAAGTGGCCAAACGGCTTTGTCTGCCCGCGCTGCGCTCACACCCGGTGCAGCCGTCTCACCTCCCGGCATATCCCCTTATTCGAGTGCGGAAAGTGCAAGCATCAAACATCACCTTTGGTCAGCACGATTTTTGAAGGAACGCATCTCCCCTTGGTGAAGTGGTTTCAGGTGCTGGAGTTGTTCCTGCTGGAGGGCGGCATCTCAGCGTTGCGGCTTAGCAAGGTGATCCGTGTCGCCTACAAGACCGCCTGGTCGATGCTGCACAAAATACGCCATGCCGTGGGGGAGTTCGATGCCCGGGAACTGCTCTCCGGAGACGTGAAGGTGAACAGCGATCAGTATGGGCGTAATCCGTCCCGGTGTCAGCTTTCGCATCCGTACACCTCGGCGGTCGTGGCCGGCTGCACGGTCACGGAGTCGGGCGAGCCGGAGCAGGTCAAAATCCGCCTGGTACCGCATAAGCGGGGAGGCGAAAAGAGGGCAAGCCGTCACGATCAAACCGCGTTTATTAGCCGGCATGTGGATGTCCATACATCGGCGGTACAGTTGTTTCTTCAGGCCTTTCGGCTGTATGCGCCCTTGCGGAAAGTGGTGAGAGAGGCGTGGGAATCGCTGAAGAGTACGTATGGAGCCTTGGGACTGAAGCATCTGCAGGCGTACCTGAACGAGTACACCGGACGCCGCCGGCTGCGCCTGTCCGGAGGACTGCCCGGAGCGGAAGAAACGATGCGGCAGAAGTTGCTGCAAATGTGTGTGGCGATTCCGGCGATCCCTTACCGTAAGCTGGTCGCACGCCAACCGAATCAGCCCCTTGCGGCTGCGGCCTGA
- a CDS encoding MogA/MoaB family molybdenum cofactor biosynthesis protein translates to MVWKTAILTASDKGARGEREDTSAQVIRELVEEELGGEIVEYRIVPDEPDEIIAALIEMTDYFHADLVFTTGGTELAIRDVTPEATRRVIEREVPGMAEAMRYAAMQKNPAAMLFRGIVGIRGRTLIVNLPGTPKGVHENLAAIMEQLPEALLMVTGQFRL, encoded by the coding sequence ATGGTTTGGAAAACAGCGATCCTTACAGCAAGCGACAAAGGGGCCAGAGGCGAACGTGAAGATACGAGCGCCCAGGTTATCCGCGAGCTGGTGGAAGAGGAGTTGGGCGGCGAAATCGTAGAATACCGGATCGTTCCCGATGAGCCGGATGAAATTATTGCGGCTTTGATTGAAATGACCGATTATTTTCATGCGGACTTGGTATTCACCACCGGGGGGACGGAGCTGGCGATCCGCGACGTTACGCCCGAAGCGACGAGACGGGTCATCGAGCGCGAGGTTCCGGGCATGGCGGAAGCGATGCGTTACGCGGCGATGCAAAAAAATCCGGCGGCGATGCTGTTCCGCGGGATTGTCGGCATCCGCGGCCGCACGCTGATCGTCAACCTGCCCGGTACGCCGAAAGGTGTGCATGAAAATCTGGCGGCCATTATGGAACAGCTGCCGGAAGCGCTGCTAATGGTAACCGGTCAATTCCGCCTGTAA
- a CDS encoding ABC-F family ATP-binding cassette domain-containing protein, with protein sequence MLLQATNITKLYGVTAVLEGINLQVLERDRIGLVGVNGAGKSTFLQILAGELSYDGGQIFKAKETTIGYLAQNSGLQSDRTIWEEMLAVFAPLIETERELRRMEEQIADPELARDEKAHQDLLNRYALKSDWFKDHGGYEIETRIRSVLHGMGFGDFPPDTVISTLSGGQRTRLALARILLQAPDLLMLDEPTNHLDIETLTWLEDYLRNYSGALLVVSHDRYFLDRLVTSIVEIERHQSRKYTGNYSRFIELKAAEYESQMKQYEKQQDEIARMEAFIQRNIVRASTTKRAQSRRKMLEKMDVIGRPQGDLKRASFSFEAEVMSGKDVLQADHLAYSFENKQKPLFQNVSFSLQRGETVALIGPNGIGKSTLLKMLTGDLKPAAGKITWGAKVKIGFYDQEQTNLNPDNTVLEELWSAFPHMEEARIRTVLGNFLFSGEDVLKKVAALSGGEKARVALAKLMLQKANVLILDEPTNHLDLFSKEVLESALLEYDGTLLFISHDRYFLNKIAERIVELHPNGAEHFLGNYDDYLAKKQELAELAAEKAGAGEVKPGAANRAVPAPEQASASQKTGAASYEADKQAKREERNRQRRMEQLEETIAKLEGDIAALESELALPEVYQDYMAVQERQSAIERHKEQLSSAYEEWETLAEA encoded by the coding sequence ATGCTGCTTCAAGCCACAAACATCACAAAATTATACGGAGTAACCGCCGTTCTGGAGGGAATCAACCTGCAGGTGCTGGAACGTGACCGCATCGGTCTCGTGGGCGTCAATGGCGCCGGCAAGTCGACATTTCTGCAAATTTTAGCCGGTGAATTATCCTATGACGGCGGTCAAATATTCAAAGCGAAGGAAACGACGATCGGCTACCTGGCGCAAAACAGCGGGCTGCAGTCGGACCGCACCATCTGGGAGGAAATGCTCGCCGTATTTGCCCCGTTGATCGAAACGGAGCGCGAGCTGCGGCGGATGGAGGAGCAGATTGCCGATCCGGAGCTGGCCCGGGACGAGAAAGCGCATCAGGATTTGCTCAACCGCTACGCGCTGAAATCGGACTGGTTCAAGGATCACGGCGGCTACGAGATCGAGACCCGCATCCGCAGCGTCCTGCACGGCATGGGCTTCGGCGATTTCCCGCCGGACACCGTCATCTCCACGTTAAGCGGCGGGCAACGGACCCGGCTGGCGCTGGCGCGTATATTGCTCCAAGCGCCCGATTTGCTGATGCTTGACGAACCCACTAACCATTTGGACATCGAAACGCTGACCTGGCTGGAGGATTATTTGCGGAATTATTCCGGGGCATTGCTGGTCGTTTCCCATGACCGTTATTTTTTGGACCGGCTGGTCACTTCCATCGTTGAAATCGAACGCCATCAATCGCGTAAATATACCGGCAACTACAGCCGGTTTATCGAACTCAAGGCGGCGGAATACGAGAGCCAAATGAAGCAATATGAAAAACAGCAGGACGAAATCGCCCGGATGGAAGCTTTCATTCAGCGGAACATCGTTAGAGCGTCTACGACCAAACGGGCCCAGAGCCGGCGCAAGATGCTGGAAAAGATGGACGTCATCGGCCGCCCGCAGGGCGATCTGAAACGGGCCAGCTTCTCCTTTGAAGCCGAGGTTATGAGCGGCAAGGACGTGCTGCAGGCCGATCATCTTGCATATTCGTTCGAAAACAAGCAAAAACCGCTGTTTCAAAACGTCTCCTTCTCACTGCAGCGCGGCGAGACGGTCGCTCTGATCGGCCCCAACGGCATCGGCAAATCGACGCTGCTCAAAATGCTGACCGGGGATCTGAAGCCTGCGGCCGGCAAAATCACCTGGGGCGCTAAGGTGAAAATCGGCTTTTACGATCAGGAGCAGACCAACTTGAATCCGGACAATACGGTGCTTGAAGAACTGTGGAGCGCCTTCCCCCATATGGAAGAGGCACGCATCCGCACCGTGCTCGGCAATTTCCTGTTCAGCGGCGAAGACGTGCTGAAGAAGGTAGCCGCGCTAAGCGGCGGCGAAAAAGCCCGGGTCGCCCTGGCCAAGCTGATGCTGCAAAAAGCGAACGTCCTGATTCTCGACGAGCCGACCAACCACTTGGATTTGTTTAGCAAGGAGGTTTTGGAGTCCGCTTTGCTCGAATATGACGGAACGCTGCTGTTCATATCCCACGACCGTTATTTCCTGAACAAAATCGCGGAGCGCATCGTGGAGCTTCATCCGAACGGAGCGGAGCATTTCCTGGGCAATTATGACGACTATTTGGCGAAAAAACAGGAACTTGCGGAGCTTGCCGCGGAAAAAGCCGGAGCCGGCGAGGTTAAACCGGGCGCGGCCAACCGGGCCGTTCCTGCGCCCGAACAGGCCTCCGCTTCCCAGAAGACGGGAGCCGCTTCGTACGAGGCCGACAAACAGGCCAAACGCGAAGAACGCAACCGGCAGCGGAGGATGGAGCAGTTGGAGGAAACGATCGCTAAGCTGGAAGGCGACATCGCCGCTTTGGAGAGCGAACTTGCGCTGCCTGAGGTTTACCAGGATTACATGGCGGTTCAGGAACGCCAATCGGCCATCGAACGGCACAAGGAGCAGTTGTCTTCCGCTTATGAGGAATGGGAAACTTTAGCCGAAGCGTAA